The Dickeya poaceiphila DNA window CGGTGAACGTAAGACTCGGAATCCATCGGAATGTCGTAGTTCACTACCAGACTGATGCGCTCAACATCCAGACCACGTGCAGCAACATCGGTCGCGATCAGAATATCCAGACGGCCATCTTTCAGGCGCTCCAGCGTTTGCTCACGCAACGCCTGATTCATGTCGCCGTTCAACGCAGCACTGTTATAACCGCTGCGCTCCAGCGCTTCGGCCACTTCCAGCGTAGCGTTTTTGGTACGCACGAAAATGATCGCGGCATCAAAGTCTTCCGCTTCCAGGAAACGGATCAGCGCTTCATTCTTACGCATACCGTATACCGTCCAGTAACTCTGGCTGATATCCGGACGGGTAGTCACGCTCGACTGAATGCGCACTTCCTGTGGATCGTTCATGAAGCGGCGAGTAATGCGACGAATCGCCTCCGGCATGGTGGCGGAGAACAGCGCCGTCTGGTGTTCAGCCGGGATCTGCGCCATGATGTTTTCCACATCTTCGATGAAGCCCATGCGCAGCATTTCGTCAGCTTCATCCAACACCAGACCGCTCAGGTTGGACAGGTCCAACGTGCCGCGTTTCAGGTGATCCAACAGGCGTCCTGGAGTACCGACCACAATTTGCGGTCCCTGACGCAGTGCACGCAGTTGCACGTCATAACGCTGGCCGCCATACAGCGCCACCACGTTAACGCCCTGCATATGCTTAGAGAATTCGTTACAGGCTTCCGCAACCTGCACCGCCAACTCACGAGTCGGTGCCAGCACCAGTAACTGCGGTGCCTTGAGTTCAGCCTTGATATTGTTCAGCAGCGGCAGGGAAAATGCCGCGGTCTTGCCGCTCCCAGTCTGCGCCATACCCAGTACGTCGCGCCCGTTGAGCAGATGAGGAATACACTCCGCCTGAATCGGAGACGGTTTTTCATACCCCATCTCAGACAGTGCATTCAGAATCGGGGCGGACAGCCCCAGACTAGCAAAAGAGATTTCAAACTCTGCCATGTAAACTTTGCCTCACTTCAAAATGGCGGCCAGTCTACATAACTTGTCGAGAAAATACTCAATCATTTTCATTGAAAAGTGTGAACCGGCTCAAATTGGATTAAAAAGCGAACAAAAAAGCCTCACCCGCTAAGGCGATGAAAAAATCGTCACGATCTCTGGCTTAAAGGTGTTCGTCAGCTATTGCTGGTCCGATCCTGATAGGTCGTCTTGCTCTTGGCCTAACTGCGCCAATTCCAACAATGCATAGCGGTGCTCAACAAAATTGTGAACATTGTTAGCAACCGTCAGCTTGAACAACGCCTCGGCGGTGTTCTTGTCCCCCAGACTTAGGTAGTGCTTACCTAAATAGAAGTCAGTTTCACTGAGATGCTCGGCGAGCGAAGTGTTATCCTTAGCTTCTTCCTGCACACGCTGCATCAACGTTTTTTCGTTGATATCGCCCAGGTAGAATTCGACAATCGTCCATCCCCACACACCTTTCTTTGCGCCCTCGTAGCGTTCTTTCAACGCCAGTTTGGCCTTCTCTGGATTGATTTCTCTCTCCACCAGGTAAAGCCACAGGGAACGGAAAGGATCATTAGGATCGTCGCGATAAAACGCCAGCAGATCATCCTGCGCCAACTGGTAGCGACCGCCATAGTACAAAGCGATGCCCCGATTCAAACGCGCATAATTGTAAGTTGGATCAAGCTCTAATACAGAATCAAACGCTTCATAGGCAGCATCAAAATTGCCTGCCTGCGTTAAGTAAATGCCGAGATAGTTAAACACTTCCGGCATATCGGGACGGATAGAAAGCGCTTGTGAAAAATCATTTCGCGCCAACGCCCGTAACCCAAGACTATCATACAGCACTCCGCGCTCATATAACAGCTGTGCCCGTTCATCGGGAGTAATTGCCCGGCTCGCCAGGATTTGCTCCATGCGTGCCAGAATGACTTCCTGCTGCAGCGTCGGCTGCAACGGTACCGCCAGCAATGCATCTTTGCGCCAATCCGTGTTGCTGCATCCTGCCAGCATAATTGCTGTCGCAACATAACACCAGCGCAAGAAAGGCTTCATTTCCCACTCCCGAAGACAAACATTTGATGAACATCCTGTCCCCGACTGCTCAGCATAAGGATATCCGTTCCTTATAATACACGCAGCTCCTTCACACTGTAAGGAGCTGCCAATTGATTATCTGCTATTATTCTTCCTCGGAAACCGGAGTAGTTTCCTGAGGTTGAGTCGTTGCTTCTTTTATGCTCAAACGGACACGACCCTGACGGTCCACTTCCAGTACCTTAACCGGTACTTCCTGGCCCATCTGCAGATAGTCAGTCACTTTCTCAACACGCTTGTCGGCGATCTGAGAAATATGAACCAGACCTTCTTTGCCGCCGCCGATGGCAACAAAAGCCCCAAAATCAACGATACGGGTCACTTTACCCTGATAAATGCGGCCCACTTCGATTTCAGCCGTGATCTCTTCAATACGACGAATCGCGTGTTTGGCTTTTTCGCCGTCGGTCGAGGCGATCTTCACCGTACCGTCGTCTTCGATCTCAATAGTCGTACCGGTTTCTTCGGTCAGTGCACGGATAACCGAGCCACCTTTACCGATCACATCTTTGATCTTGTCGGTACTGATCTTGATAGTGTGAATACGCGGTGCGAATTCGGAGATATCGCCACGCGGCGTGCTGATAGCCTGTTCCATCACACCCAGAATGTGCAAACGCGCACCCTTGGCCTGATTCAGCGCTACCTGCATGATTTCGCGGGTGATACCTTCGATTTTGATATCCATCTGCAACGCAGTCACGCCTTCACGGCTACCGGCTACTTTGAAGTCCATATCGCCCAGGTGGTCTTCGTCACCCAGGATGTCAGACAGAACAACGAAGTTGTCGCCTTCTTTTACCAGGCCCATCGCAATACCGGCAACGGCGGCTTTGATCGGCACGCCGGCATCCATCAACGCCAGAGAAGCACCACATACGGATGCCATGGAAGAAGAACCGTTGGATTCGGTAATTTCAGACACAACACGTACGGTGTACGGGAAGGCTTCCGGTTTCGGCATCACTGCCAGTACACCACGTTTAGCCAAACGACCGTGACCAATTTCGCGGCGTTTCGGCGAACCGACCATACCGGTTTCACCTACAGAGTACGGCGGGAAGTTGTAGTGCAGCAGGAAGCGATCGGTACGCTCGCCAGTCAGCTCATCGATGCTCTGTGCATCACGCTCAGTACCCAGCGTCGCGGTAACCAACGCCTGAGTTTCACCACGGGTGAACAGCGCGGAACCGTGAGTACGCGGCAGCACGCCAGTACGTACATCCAGACCCCGGATCATGTCTTTTTCACGACCATCGATACGCGGTTCGCCACGCAGCACGCGGCTACGTACCACGTTCTTCTCGATGCTGCCGAGGATGTCACGCAGTTCGTTTTCGTCCAGCGTTTCATCTTCTGCCAGCAGAGCCGCAACCACGTCAGCTTTGATGGTATCAACCTGCGCGTAGCGTTCCTGCTTTTCAGTGATGCGATAAGCGTCGCCCAGACGAGCTTCAGACAGCACCTGCACACGGTTGTGCAGTTCGACGTTCACTTCCGGCGCCTGCCAGTTCCACTTCGGTTTACCCGCTTCTGCCGTCAGTGCCTTGATGTTCTCGATAACAACCTGTTGCTGATCATGACCGAATACCACTGCACCCAGCATCTGATCTTCGCTCAGCAGGTCTGCTTCGGATTCCACCATCAGTACCGCGCCTTCGGTACCTGCAACGACCAAATCCAAACGGCTGGTTTTCAGCTCTTCAGTCGTCGGGTTCAGCACGTACTGATCGTTGATATAACCAACGCGAGCGGCACCAATCGGGCCATTGAATGGAATACCTGACAGACTCAGCGCCGCAGAAGCACCGATCATGGCAACGATATCCGGGTTAACCTGCGGATTAACGGAAACCACAGTGGCGATAACCTGGACTTCGTTAACGAAACCATCTGGGAACAGTGGGCGAATCGGACGGTCGATCAGACGGGAAATCAGCGTTTCGCCTTCGCTCGGACGGCCTTCACGGCGGAAGAAACCACCGGGAATACGACCAGCAGCGTAGGTACGCTCTTGATAGTTAACAGTCAGCGGGAAGAAATCCTGGCCCGGTTTAGCGTGTTTGGCACCCACAACGGTTACGAATACCGCAGTGTCATCCATGCTAACCATGACAGCGGCAGTGGCCTGGCGGGCCATCATACCGGTTTCCAGTGTCACGGTATGTTGACCGTACTGGAATTTACGAATGATCGGATTAAGCAAAATACAGTCCTTTACCAGAGGTGCACGCCATATATTTTGATATGGCGTACCAGTTAAATACCCGATCCGCCCATTACATCCTCGCGACTAATGACAGACGTTATTCTGACTAAGCAGTAACAAATAAAATCTCTCATTAGCCGCGCGAATCGCTGTAATTACGGATCATATTTACAACAGCAATACATTACTCTGTTTTACTAGCACTTCCTAGAAGAAAGGGGCCCAAAGAGGCCCCTTTCTCCTGAAACTCGTCGAATTAGCGACGCAGACCCAGACGTTCAATCAGGGTGGTGTAGCGTGCCAGATCTTTACGCTTCAGGTAGTCCAGCAGCTTACGACGCTGAGAAACCATACGCAGCAGACCGCGGCGGCTGTGGTGATCTTTCTTATGCTCGGCAAAGTGACCCTGCAGATGATTAATCTGCGCAGTCAGCAGGGCAACCTGAACTTCGGTAGAACCACTGTCATTTGTGCCACGACCAAATTCCGCAACAATTTTCGCTTTTGCTTCAACGCTTAGAGACATAATTTACTCCAAAGTAGTATAAAAACAGAACAGGCGCCGATCTCTAATTCAGCCGCCCAATATTTAAGCCGCGCCATTTTACTCTCAGCGCCATATAATCGCAAGGCGCTCAGGCATCTACCGGCACAGGGTATTCCACTACCAGACGCCGTGGTGCTACCCGCCCTTCATCATCAATTTCACCCATACCGATAAACCGGTGTTCGTCCCCCTCGGTGATACGCACCATGCCATCAGCTGGTGCCGCAGCAGCACGTACCGCCTGGCCCAACTTGAGGTAACCCGCCACGACCAGCGACAGATTCACTTCCGGAAACGCCTGCACAGCAGTATCCATCGGCAACAGCAGCACATCCAGCAATTCACCGATCGGCTGTTGCTGTGCTTGCACCTGCTCACTGAGCGTCTGCAACTGTTCCAGGGTGACCATACGCTCGGTAGGATACGTTGCAACCTGCAAACGGCGCAGATACATCACATGAGCGCCACACCCCAGTTTTTCACCCAGATCATCAATGATGGTGCGGATATAAGTTCCCTTGGAGCAATGGATTTCCAGTTCCAGCTCATCGGCTTCCCAGCGGATAAACTGCAGTTCATAAACAGTGATATCACGCGCTTCCCGCGGCACAACCAGCCCCTGACGGGCATATTCGTATAACGGGCGCCCCTGATATTTCAGTGCAGAGTACATCGACGGTACCTGCTGGGTATCGCCGCGGAAACTATCCAGCGCCTGCATTAACATGTCATGAGTAAAGGCAACTGGACGCTCCTGAATCACGTTGCCGTCAGCATCCGACGTATCGGTGCGCTGTCCCATACGTGCAATCACCCGGTAACGTTTATCAGCATCCAGCAAATACCGGGAAAACTTGGTCGCCTCACCCAGACATACCGGCAGCATCCCCGTCGCCAGCGGATCCAGCGCACCGGTATGCCCGGCTTTATTAGCATTGAAGAGGCGCTTTACCTTCTGCAGTACATCGTTAGATGATGCCCCTTGCGGTTTATCCAGCAGCAGAACGCCGTGGATATCCCGACCACGACGACGAGGACGCGACATTACCCCTCCTGCTCATCATCTGCGTCAGGTGCACGACGCTCAGCATCGCGTTTTACTATGCTGGTCACCAGATTGGACATCCTCATCCCTTCTACCAGGGAATTGTCATAGGAGAAGGTCAGTTCAGGCACCACACGCAGACGCATCGCCTTGCCCAACAACATACGGATAAAACCGGACGCATCCTGCAATGCCTTGATTCCCGTCTTAACCTGTTCCGGATCGTTGTCATTCAGAAAGGTCACAAATACTTTGGCATAAGCCAAATCACGCGACACGTCTACGCCAGAAACCGTCGCCATGCCTACACGCGGATCTTTCACTTCACGCTGAATGATAATGGCGATTTCTTTTTGCATTTCCTGAGCCACACGCTGCGTGCGGCTGAATTCTTTTGCCATGATGAATCCTCAAAGAAAAATTGGGGGGCACTCGGCCCCCCAGCATGAAAACATCAGGTACGTTGTTGCACGTATCACTCGATGGTGCGCTTGATCTCAATAGTTTCAAATACTTCGATCATGTCACCGGTGCGAACATCGTTGTAGTTTTTCACGCCGATACCACATTCCATACCATTACGGACTTCGTTAACGTCGTCCTTGAAGCGACGCAGGGATTCCAGCTCGCCTTCAAAGATAACTACGTTGTCACGCAGCACGCGAATCGGGTTGTGACGTTTCACCACCCCTTCTGTCACCATACAGCCGGCAATAGCGCCAAACTTCGGTGACTTGAACACATCGCGCACTTCCGCCAGACCAATAATTTCCTGCTTGTATTCCGGCGCCAACATACCGCTCATCGCCTGCTTCACTTCGTCGATCAGGTCATAGATAACGGAGTAGTAACGCAGATCCAGGCTTTCTGCTTCGACAATACGGCGTGCAGAGGCATCCGCACGAACGTTAAAGCCAAGAATGATAGCGTTGGATGCCGCAGCCAGCGTAGCATCAGTCTCGGTAATACCCCCCACGCCAGAACCCACGATCTTGACTTTGACTTCGTCGGTGGACAGCTTCAGCAACGAATCGGAAATCGCTTCCACAGAGCCTTGAACGTCGGCTTTCATGACGATGTTCAGTTCGGATACTTCGCCTTCGTTCATGTTGGCGAACATATTTTCCAGCTTGGATTTCTGCTGGCGCGCCAGTTTCACTTCGCGGAACTTACCCTGACGATAAAGCGCGACTTCACGAGCTTTCTTCTCGTCACGTACCACTGTCGCTTCGTCGCCCGCAGCCGGCACGCCGGACAGCCCCAGAATCTCTACCGGAATAGATGGACCCGCTTCAGTAATTTCACGACCCAGTTCATCACGCATAGCGCGAACTCGGCCATATTCGAAGCCACACAACACAATATCCCCCTTATTCAGGGTACCTTCACGTACCAGCACAGTAGCCACCGGACCACGGCCCTTGTCCAGGAAGGATTCGATCACCACACCGCTGGCCATACCGCTGCGAATAGCTTTCAGTTCCAGTACTTCAGCTTGCAGCAGGATGGCTTCCAGCAGTTCGTCAATGCCTGCACCGCTTTTGGCGGAAACATGCACAAACTGAGACTCACCACCCCACTCTTCCGGAATAACACCGTACTGGGACAGTTCGTTTTTAACGCGATCCGGATCAGCTTCCGGTTTATCGATTTTGTTTACGGCAACCACCACCGGTACTTTAGCAGCCTTGGCATGTTGAATAGCTTCGATGGTCTGAGGCATCACACCGTCATCAGCTGCAACAACCAGCACCACGATATCTGTCGCCTGCGCACCACGGGCACGCATGGCAGTAAACGCGGCGTGCCCCGGTGTATCCAGGAAGGTAATCATGCCGTTATCCGTTTCGACGTGGTAGGCACCGATATGCTGGGTAATACCACCAGCCTCGCCGGCAGCCACTTTGGTCGAGCGAATGTAATCCAGCAACGAGGTCTTACCATGGTCAACGTGACCCATGATGGTGACTACCGGCGCACGTGATTCAGATTCAGAAGACAACCCGGTATCACGATCACTCATCACCGCTTCTTCCAGCTCGTTTTCACGGCGCAGGATCACTTTATGACCCATTTCTTCTGCAACCAGTTGTGCGGTTTCCTGATCGATCACCTGGTTGATGGTAGCCATCGCGCCCAGCCTCATCATAGTCTTGATGACCTGAGAGCCTTTGACCGCCATTTTATTGGCCAGCTCAGCAACGGTAATGGTTTCGCCAATCACGACATCACGGTTGACCGCCTGCACCGGCTTATTGAAACCCTGTTGCAGCGTACTCGGCTTACGCTTGCCTTTGCCGCCGCGAGTTACCGCACGGGCTTCTTCACGATCAGCTTTCGATTCAGACAGGCGGTTGCCTTTTTTCTGTTTAGTCACTTTGCCACCGCGACCACGACCGCGACCACCTTCAACCTGACGATCATTCTCATCTTCAGCTTCACGTGCGTGATGAGAGGTGGTTACGTGGTAATCGGCGTCCTCGGTATCATCGCCTTCTTTTTCCCAGCGTCCGGCATTTTCTTCTGCCATCCGGCGAGCTTCTTCCGCAATACGGCGAGCTTCTTCCTCGACCTTACGACGAGCCGCTTCTTCCGCCTTACGCTTGAGTTCAGCCGCTTCCGCTTCACGACGCGCTTTCTCAGCCTGAGCTGGTTTAGTCATACTATCGTTTTGTTGATTGCTCACTTTCTCTTTTTCCGCTACGTCACGCTTAGCTTTTTCAGCGGCCTCACGTTTGGCTTGCTCTTCAGCAACTGCGCGCTTTGCCTTCTCTTCTTCCTCACGCCTGGCTTTGTCTTCAGCCTCACGTTTGGCTTGTTCCTCGGCGGCGCGCTGCGCCTGTTCTTCCGCTTCACGCCGTGCCTGCTCTTCCTCAACAGCAACCTGCTGCTCTTCATGAGGATCGCGTTTTACGTAGGTGCGCTTCTTGCGGACTTCAATCTGCACCGATTTACTCTTACCACCGGTGCTAGGAATATTTAATGTGCTACGCGTTTTACGTTGCAGTGTCAATTTCCCCGGCGCACTACCGCGTTCGCGGTTAAGGTGCGCCAGCAGTGTTTCTTTTTCGTTCTGAGTCACAGAGTCCGACGCAGACTTGGTAATTCCCGCATCAGCAAATTGCTGTATCAGGCGGTCAACCGGCGTCTGGATCTCTGCAGCCAGTGATTTCAGGGTTACATCTGTCATGCTGTTCCTTTCCTGCTACAGTTCGTTATTCGTTACTGTCACCAAACCAACAGATATTACGTGCAGCCATAATCAGCTCACCGGCTTGTGCTTCATCAAGCCCTTCAATATCTGCCAGGTCATCGACGCCCTGCTCAGCAAGATCTTCCAGCGTGCAAACACCACGGGCAGCTAGTTTAAACGCCAGTTCGCGGGACAGACCAGATAAATTGAGCAAATCTTCCGCTGGCTGGCCGTTGCCGCGGTTTTCTTCATTCGCCAGAGCCAGCGTAGTCAGCGCGGCTTTCGCACGCTCGCGCAGCGCTTCGATGGTTTCCTCATCCAAACCATCGATCTCCTGTAGCTCATTGATCGGTACGTAAGCCAATTCTTCTAACGAAGAAAAGCCTTCTTCAACCAGTGCAGTGGCAAACTCTTCGTCAATATCCAGATGCTTAGTGAAAATATCGATGGCAGCATGGGCCTCAGCCTGATGTTTGGCCTGCAAATCCTCAATAGTCATCACATTTAGCTCCCAACCACTCAGTTGGGAAGCCAGACGCACGTTCTGACCGTTGCGACCAATCGCCTGAGCCAGATTACCGGCTTCAACTGCGATATCCATCGTATGCTTGTCTTCATCGACCACAATGGACGCGACATCAGCCGGTGCCATGGCATTAATAACAAACTGTGCCGGATTATCATCCCACAGGACGATATCAATACGTTCGCCGCCTAATTCGCTGGATACAGCCTGAACTCGTGCACCACGCATTCCCACGCACGCGCCGACCGGGTCAATACGCTTATCGTTGGTTTTGACCGCAATTTTAGCGCGGGAACCGGGATCGCGGGCAGC harbors:
- the yrbN gene encoding protein YrbN; its protein translation is MKMIEYFLDKLCRLAAILK
- the nusA gene encoding transcription termination factor NusA, with the translated sequence MNKEILAVVEAVSNEKAVPREKIFEALETALATATKKKYEQEIDVRVCIDRKTGDFDTFRRWLVVNEVTQPTREITLEAAQFEEPTIELGGYIEDQIESVTFDRITTQTAKQVIVQKVREAERAMVVDQFREQEGEIVTGVVKKVNRDNITLDLGSNAEAVIGREDMLPRENFRPGDRIRGVLYAVRPEARGAQLFVSRSRPEMLVELFRIEVPEIGEEVIEIKAAARDPGSRAKIAVKTNDKRIDPVGACVGMRGARVQAVSSELGGERIDIVLWDDNPAQFVINAMAPADVASIVVDEDKHTMDIAVEAGNLAQAIGRNGQNVRLASQLSGWELNVMTIEDLQAKHQAEAHAAIDIFTKHLDIDEEFATALVEEGFSSLEELAYVPINELQEIDGLDEETIEALRERAKAALTTLALANEENRGNGQPAEDLLNLSGLSRELAFKLAARGVCTLEDLAEQGVDDLADIEGLDEAQAGELIMAARNICWFGDSNE
- a CDS encoding DEAD/DEAH family ATP-dependent RNA helicase: MAEFEISFASLGLSAPILNALSEMGYEKPSPIQAECIPHLLNGRDVLGMAQTGSGKTAAFSLPLLNNIKAELKAPQLLVLAPTRELAVQVAEACNEFSKHMQGVNVVALYGGQRYDVQLRALRQGPQIVVGTPGRLLDHLKRGTLDLSNLSGLVLDEADEMLRMGFIEDVENIMAQIPAEHQTALFSATMPEAIRRITRRFMNDPQEVRIQSSVTTRPDISQSYWTVYGMRKNEALIRFLEAEDFDAAIIFVRTKNATLEVAEALERSGYNSAALNGDMNQALREQTLERLKDGRLDILIATDVAARGLDVERISLVVNYDIPMDSESYVHRIGRTGRAGRAGRALLFVENRERRLLRNIERTMKLTIPEVELPNAELLGQRRLAKFAAKVQQQLESSDLDMYRALLGKLQPQEELDIETLAAALLKMAQGERPLILPPDPVVERRPRREFRDRDDRFERRGDRNDRGPRGGDDRPARRERRDVGEMDLYRIEVGRDDGVEVRHIVGAIANEGDISSRYIGNIKLFASHSTIELPKGMPGELLSHFTRTRILNKPMNMQLMGDAQPHERRERREGGERGERGARGFGDRAGSGRGRPFSGERREGGERRGNRDGQRAPRRFSDA
- the nlpI gene encoding lipoprotein NlpI, which codes for MKPFLRWCYVATAIMLAGCSNTDWRKDALLAVPLQPTLQQEVILARMEQILASRAITPDERAQLLYERGVLYDSLGLRALARNDFSQALSIRPDMPEVFNYLGIYLTQAGNFDAAYEAFDSVLELDPTYNYARLNRGIALYYGGRYQLAQDDLLAFYRDDPNDPFRSLWLYLVEREINPEKAKLALKERYEGAKKGVWGWTIVEFYLGDINEKTLMQRVQEEAKDNTSLAEHLSETDFYLGKHYLSLGDKNTAEALFKLTVANNVHNFVEHRYALLELAQLGQEQDDLSGSDQQ
- the infB gene encoding translation initiation factor IF-2 is translated as MTDVTLKSLAAEIQTPVDRLIQQFADAGITKSASDSVTQNEKETLLAHLNRERGSAPGKLTLQRKTRSTLNIPSTGGKSKSVQIEVRKKRTYVKRDPHEEQQVAVEEEQARREAEEQAQRAAEEQAKREAEDKARREEEEKAKRAVAEEQAKREAAEKAKRDVAEKEKVSNQQNDSMTKPAQAEKARREAEAAELKRKAEEAARRKVEEEARRIAEEARRMAEENAGRWEKEGDDTEDADYHVTTSHHAREAEDENDRQVEGGRGRGRGGKVTKQKKGNRLSESKADREEARAVTRGGKGKRKPSTLQQGFNKPVQAVNRDVVIGETITVAELANKMAVKGSQVIKTMMRLGAMATINQVIDQETAQLVAEEMGHKVILRRENELEEAVMSDRDTGLSSESESRAPVVTIMGHVDHGKTSLLDYIRSTKVAAGEAGGITQHIGAYHVETDNGMITFLDTPGHAAFTAMRARGAQATDIVVLVVAADDGVMPQTIEAIQHAKAAKVPVVVAVNKIDKPEADPDRVKNELSQYGVIPEEWGGESQFVHVSAKSGAGIDELLEAILLQAEVLELKAIRSGMASGVVIESFLDKGRGPVATVLVREGTLNKGDIVLCGFEYGRVRAMRDELGREITEAGPSIPVEILGLSGVPAAGDEATVVRDEKKAREVALYRQGKFREVKLARQQKSKLENMFANMNEGEVSELNIVMKADVQGSVEAISDSLLKLSTDEVKVKIVGSGVGGITETDATLAAASNAIILGFNVRADASARRIVEAESLDLRYYSVIYDLIDEVKQAMSGMLAPEYKQEIIGLAEVRDVFKSPKFGAIAGCMVTEGVVKRHNPIRVLRDNVVIFEGELESLRRFKDDVNEVRNGMECGIGVKNYNDVRTGDMIEVFETIEIKRTIE
- the rbfA gene encoding 30S ribosome-binding factor RbfA, which produces MAKEFSRTQRVAQEMQKEIAIIIQREVKDPRVGMATVSGVDVSRDLAYAKVFVTFLNDNDPEQVKTGIKALQDASGFIRMLLGKAMRLRVVPELTFSYDNSLVEGMRMSNLVTSIVKRDAERRAPDADDEQEG
- the truB gene encoding tRNA pseudouridine(55) synthase TruB, which gives rise to MSRPRRRGRDIHGVLLLDKPQGASSNDVLQKVKRLFNANKAGHTGALDPLATGMLPVCLGEATKFSRYLLDADKRYRVIARMGQRTDTSDADGNVIQERPVAFTHDMLMQALDSFRGDTQQVPSMYSALKYQGRPLYEYARQGLVVPREARDITVYELQFIRWEADELELEIHCSKGTYIRTIIDDLGEKLGCGAHVMYLRRLQVATYPTERMVTLEQLQTLSEQVQAQQQPIGELLDVLLLPMDTAVQAFPEVNLSLVVAGYLKLGQAVRAAAAPADGMVRITEGDEHRFIGMGEIDDEGRVAPRRLVVEYPVPVDA
- the pnp gene encoding polyribonucleotide nucleotidyltransferase, with translation MLNPIIRKFQYGQHTVTLETGMMARQATAAVMVSMDDTAVFVTVVGAKHAKPGQDFFPLTVNYQERTYAAGRIPGGFFRREGRPSEGETLISRLIDRPIRPLFPDGFVNEVQVIATVVSVNPQVNPDIVAMIGASAALSLSGIPFNGPIGAARVGYINDQYVLNPTTEELKTSRLDLVVAGTEGAVLMVESEADLLSEDQMLGAVVFGHDQQQVVIENIKALTAEAGKPKWNWQAPEVNVELHNRVQVLSEARLGDAYRITEKQERYAQVDTIKADVVAALLAEDETLDENELRDILGSIEKNVVRSRVLRGEPRIDGREKDMIRGLDVRTGVLPRTHGSALFTRGETQALVTATLGTERDAQSIDELTGERTDRFLLHYNFPPYSVGETGMVGSPKRREIGHGRLAKRGVLAVMPKPEAFPYTVRVVSEITESNGSSSMASVCGASLALMDAGVPIKAAVAGIAMGLVKEGDNFVVLSDILGDEDHLGDMDFKVAGSREGVTALQMDIKIEGITREIMQVALNQAKGARLHILGVMEQAISTPRGDISEFAPRIHTIKISTDKIKDVIGKGGSVIRALTEETGTTIEIEDDGTVKIASTDGEKAKHAIRRIEEITAEIEVGRIYQGKVTRIVDFGAFVAIGGGKEGLVHISQIADKRVEKVTDYLQMGQEVPVKVLEVDRQGRVRLSIKEATTQPQETTPVSEEE
- the rpsO gene encoding 30S ribosomal protein S15, translated to MSLSVEAKAKIVAEFGRGTNDSGSTEVQVALLTAQINHLQGHFAEHKKDHHSRRGLLRMVSQRRKLLDYLKRKDLARYTTLIERLGLRR